The candidate division WOR-3 bacterium genome contains a region encoding:
- a CDS encoding class I SAM-dependent RNA methyltransferase, whose protein sequence is MSFENVFIEKNISSGEGMGRIGGKVVFVPYAIEGETVEVKITESFSDYDRAQIVSYKKKISDSQKVKCPYFFTCGGCSFQHVERDLEISIKEKTAHEIMKKMKLNFPIENKLSFSHRRYQYRCRLSLSVPKKDVKLGFYRRKTEDFLPVDKCLLAEDRINGKFNDALSLSLCAKNLGYYPSSVSINSYDDGIAAVLRITEQRGANNLNQCDDAGFSSVYLTGEKSDRTEHALGKKRMKISFDQDQYVSCSSFVQVNRETTGLILEYIKENIRESEWLVDLYCGSGFFSFQLENYAKKIIGVDSNETAIMDAVYNAYEKGLEKARFFNIQDREVGRDLLRKDATLVVDPPRTGINQKLLKTIIEKNIRDIFYLSCNLPSMARDLQVFSQNGYKVEKLALFDMFPLTPHVEAIALIKTD, encoded by the coding sequence ATGAGTTTCGAAAACGTATTCATAGAAAAAAACATCAGTTCCGGAGAAGGAATGGGAAGGATAGGCGGAAAAGTTGTCTTCGTTCCCTACGCCATAGAAGGTGAAACCGTCGAAGTAAAAATAACCGAAAGCTTCAGTGACTACGACAGGGCTCAAATCGTTTCGTATAAGAAAAAAATTTCAGATTCACAAAAAGTTAAATGCCCGTATTTTTTCACCTGCGGAGGATGTTCTTTCCAGCACGTTGAAAGGGATCTCGAGATTTCAATAAAGGAAAAGACAGCTCATGAAATAATGAAAAAAATGAAATTGAACTTTCCCATAGAAAACAAACTCTCTTTTTCGCATAGAAGGTATCAATACAGATGCAGACTCAGCTTATCTGTTCCGAAGAAAGACGTTAAACTTGGATTTTATCGAAGAAAAACCGAAGATTTTTTGCCTGTGGATAAATGCCTTTTGGCTGAAGACCGCATAAACGGCAAATTCAATGACGCTTTGAGTTTATCCCTGTGCGCAAAAAATCTAGGGTACTATCCGAGTTCTGTTTCGATAAACAGCTACGATGACGGAATCGCGGCGGTTTTGAGAATTACTGAACAGAGAGGGGCAAACAACTTAAATCAATGCGACGACGCTGGATTCTCGTCCGTTTACCTGACAGGTGAAAAAAGCGATAGAACAGAACATGCACTTGGCAAAAAGAGGATGAAGATATCATTTGACCAAGACCAGTATGTCTCCTGTTCGAGTTTTGTACAGGTCAACAGGGAGACTACAGGTTTGATTCTCGAATACATCAAAGAAAACATAAGAGAAAGCGAATGGCTCGTTGACCTTTACTGCGGTTCGGGTTTTTTTTCGTTTCAGCTTGAAAATTACGCGAAAAAAATAATCGGTGTGGATTCAAACGAAACGGCGATAATGGACGCTGTCTACAACGCTTACGAAAAAGGTTTGGAAAAAGCCAGGTTTTTCAACATACAGGACAGGGAAGTCGGACGCGACCTGCTCAGAAAAGACGCTACCCTTGTGGTTGATCCGCCAAGAACAGGGATAAACCAAAAGCTCCTTAAAACAATAATTGAGAAAAACATTCGGGATATTTTCTACTTGAGCTGCAATCTTCCTTCTATGGCGAGGGATTTGCAGGTGTTTTCCCAAAATGGATACAAAGTCGAGAAACTGGCGCTTTTTGACATGTTCCCTTTAACCCCTCACGTCGAAGCGATCGCGTTGATTAAGACGGATTGA
- the tgt gene encoding tRNA guanosine(34) transglycosylase Tgt has product MSLGFRIIIESQDSFARTGVFTTTNGSVDTPNFMPVATYANVRALNSLQLSETGVQAIISNTYHLMQRPGREVLEKSGKIHDFMNFRGVVFTDSGGFQVMSLSSLRKVTEEGVLFKSHIDGSSFFLTPQSAIEYQRIIGSDVAMILDICPQYPADYSVLKEKMRRSNKWAKQAKVFIDKNPYQNQKVFGIIQGGAHSDLRQESIDLMTDLCFDGYGIGGVAVGEPKEEVQKVVDYTAKKLPKEKIRYLMGVGFPEDILYAVSRGVDIFDCVAPTRHARTGTFYSLEEGRINIRNARFKDDFTPVEEGCDCFTCRNHSRAYLRHLFKTGDSLAGQLGTIHNIRFYMRFMKEIRMKIAEGKFSSWAQGKSELFRR; this is encoded by the coding sequence GTGTCTCTTGGTTTCAGAATAATAATAGAGAGCCAGGACTCTTTCGCCAGAACAGGGGTGTTCACTACGACAAACGGTTCGGTGGACACTCCTAATTTCATGCCTGTTGCCACGTATGCCAACGTTCGAGCTTTAAATTCCCTGCAACTTTCCGAAACAGGCGTTCAGGCGATTATTTCAAACACTTACCATCTTATGCAAAGACCGGGAAGGGAAGTTCTCGAGAAAAGCGGAAAAATTCACGATTTCATGAATTTCAGGGGTGTGGTGTTCACAGATTCCGGTGGTTTTCAGGTCATGAGCCTGTCTTCTCTGAGGAAAGTAACTGAAGAAGGGGTTCTTTTCAAAAGTCATATAGACGGGTCTTCGTTTTTCCTTACACCCCAAAGCGCGATTGAGTATCAGAGGATAATAGGTTCTGACGTGGCGATGATTCTCGATATATGCCCTCAATACCCGGCTGATTATTCTGTTTTGAAGGAGAAAATGCGAAGATCCAACAAATGGGCTAAGCAGGCCAAGGTATTTATAGACAAAAATCCTTACCAAAATCAAAAAGTGTTCGGAATAATACAGGGTGGTGCTCATTCGGATTTAAGGCAGGAATCTATAGATTTGATGACGGATCTTTGTTTTGACGGATATGGCATAGGAGGGGTCGCCGTGGGGGAACCCAAGGAAGAAGTTCAAAAAGTGGTGGATTACACTGCGAAAAAACTTCCAAAGGAGAAAATCCGTTATCTGATGGGAGTGGGCTTTCCGGAAGACATCCTTTACGCTGTTTCTCGAGGAGTGGATATCTTCGACTGCGTAGCCCCCACAAGGCATGCGAGAACGGGAACTTTTTATAGCCTTGAAGAAGGCAGAATAAACATAAGAAACGCCAGGTTCAAAGACGATTTCACTCCTGTTGAAGAGGGTTGCGACTGTTTCACTTGCCGAAATCACTCAAGGGCATATTTAAGACATCTTTTCAAGACAGGCGATTCTCTGGCGGGTCAATTGGGCACGATTCACAACATAAGGTTTTACATGAGATTTATGAAAGAGATAAGAATGAAAATAGCAGAAGGAAAATTTTCTTCTTGGGCACAGGGTAAATCTGAACTTTTCAGAAGATGA